The sequence TGTTGTTACCGGATATGGTACTGTAGATGGAAGGCTTGTATATGCATCGGCACAGGATTTTACCGTAATAGGCGGCTCACTGGGTGAAATGCATGCTTTAAAGATTACAAAAGCAATGGATATGGCAATAAAAATGGGAGCACCTTTTATTTGTATGAATGACTCAGGTGGAGCGAGAGTTCAGGAGGGTGTAGATTCTTTAAAAGGATATGGAGATATTTTTTATAGAAATACGCTTGCATCGGGAGTAATACCTCAGATATCAATTATAATGGGACCTTGTGCAGGTGGTGCCGTTTATTCACCTGCAATAACAGACTTTATTTTTATGGTGGAAAAAACGAGTTATATGTGTATCACAGGTCCTGAGGTAATAAAGTCCGTAACAGGTGAAATAGTTACAACAGAACAATTAGGTGGGGCGGATATACATAATTCCGTTAGTGGTGTAGCACATTTCAAATATACCAATGAGCAGGATTGTATTAATGAAATAAAAAGACTTATAAGCTTCCTGCCTGACAACAATTTGTCGGATGCACCTGCATACATAAGCCAGGATGATGCAAACAGAATAGCATCAGAGTTAAACGAAATTATCCCTGATGGAGCCAATAAGCCTTATGATATCAAGGATGTTATTGTAAGGGTTGTGGATAACGGTGACTTCATGGAGGTTCAGCAGCACTTTGCACAGAATATATTTATCGGTTTTGGAAGAATGAATGGAAGTACCGTAGGAATAATTGCTAATCAGCCTAATTTTTCAGCTGGCGTCCTGGATGTGAATTCTGCTGACAAGGCTGCAAGGTTTGTCAGATTCTGTGATTCTTTCAATATTCCTTTGGTTACATTTACGGATGTACCAGGTTATCTGCCGGGAGTAGGACAGGAGCACAGCGGAGTAATAAGACATGGGGCAAAGTTATTGTATGCTTTCTCAGAAGCAACTGTTCCAAAGATAAACGTTATATTGAGAAAAGCTTATGGCGGAGCATATATAGCTATGAACAGCAAACACCTTGGAGCGGACGTGGTACTTGCATGGCCTTCTGCAGAAATAGCAGTTATGGGTCCTGAAGGAGCTGCAAACCTGATATTCAGGAAGGCTATAAACGAAGCAGCTGATCCGGCAGAGGAAAGAAAGAAAAAGATAGAAGAGTATAGGGATAAATTCTCAACTCCTTACGTAGCAGCAGCAAGAGGATATGTTGATGATGTAATCGAACCATCTGAAACAAGGGCCAGATTGATTAACGCTCTGGAAATGCTGGCTAGCAAGAGGGAGACAAGACCTTC comes from Clostridia bacterium and encodes:
- a CDS encoding methylmalonyl-CoA carboxyltransferase gives rise to the protein MSTVDKIKELHERRARVETAGGAEGIEKQHKAGKLTARERLLTLFDENSFVEMDAYIESRAIDFDMQKKKVPGDGVVTGYGTVDGRLVYASAQDFTVIGGSLGEMHALKITKAMDMAIKMGAPFICMNDSGGARVQEGVDSLKGYGDIFYRNTLASGVIPQISIIMGPCAGGAVYSPAITDFIFMVEKTSYMCITGPEVIKSVTGEIVTTEQLGGADIHNSVSGVAHFKYTNEQDCINEIKRLISFLPDNNLSDAPAYISQDDANRIASELNEIIPDGANKPYDIKDVIVRVVDNGDFMEVQQHFAQNIFIGFGRMNGSTVGIIANQPNFSAGVLDVNSADKAARFVRFCDSFNIPLVTFTDVPGYLPGVGQEHSGVIRHGAKLLYAFSEATVPKINVILRKAYGGAYIAMNSKHLGADVVLAWPSAEIAVMGPEGAANLIFRKAINEAADPAEERKKKIEEYRDKFSTPYVAAARGYVDDVIEPSETRARLINALEMLASKRETRPSKKHGNIPL